In a single window of the Deltaproteobacteria bacterium genome:
- a CDS encoding PEGA domain-containing protein has product MTQRQVWSALVLVIAMGAAREAAAKKVVVQVIALDHRLDRDAAVAHHHLRAAAQNDARVQFADVELDARGDTVSHRQGQLEQARILLNQSLDALDNMQEQVALEKLKQGIQLAMQANLAESSTTVLLDLLAARAVADFRLNKSAEGNRDLLAVLTIDASYKFDPERITPEVEKAIAASRLKVQNAKATSLKVESSPVPGEVWIDGLYRGVAPMEVTELKPGDHVVTVTAPGYDLFQERHAAGPGEASKAQLPVAVAGKQLLARIDALKAAWSSGAAPAAQALVELGQADEAVCMAVVDGTAGRELQGIRVGRDGKVISQGSAPLPDDAEPPPGAVEGLWQSMLAIEAPAVAITQPSTPTVRSSARPKAGNPWKYVAAGTAGLTLVSGLVLGTSAAGDASTARNTPQVDATAYQHAVNSGKSKALFADVCFGVAALSGGVAGYLFYRDTQAPKTVEEPKLSLGVAPTPGGLAAAVSGRF; this is encoded by the coding sequence ATGACGCAGCGGCAGGTCTGGTCGGCGCTCGTGCTCGTGATTGCCATGGGCGCGGCACGCGAGGCCGCTGCCAAGAAGGTCGTGGTGCAGGTGATCGCGCTCGATCACCGGCTCGACCGCGACGCCGCCGTGGCCCACCACCACCTGCGCGCAGCCGCCCAGAACGACGCCCGCGTGCAGTTCGCCGACGTGGAGCTCGACGCCCGCGGCGACACCGTCAGCCACCGCCAGGGCCAGCTCGAGCAGGCGCGCATCCTCCTGAACCAGAGCCTCGACGCCCTCGACAACATGCAGGAGCAGGTCGCCCTCGAGAAGCTCAAGCAGGGCATCCAGCTGGCCATGCAGGCCAACCTCGCCGAGAGCAGCACGACGGTGCTCCTGGATCTCCTCGCTGCGCGCGCGGTGGCCGACTTCCGGCTCAACAAGTCCGCCGAAGGAAACCGCGACCTCCTCGCGGTGCTCACCATCGACGCGAGCTACAAGTTCGACCCGGAGCGCATCACCCCCGAGGTCGAGAAGGCCATCGCGGCGAGCCGGCTCAAGGTGCAGAACGCGAAGGCCACCTCGCTGAAGGTGGAGTCTTCGCCGGTTCCGGGCGAGGTGTGGATCGACGGCCTGTATCGCGGCGTGGCGCCGATGGAGGTCACCGAGCTCAAGCCGGGCGATCACGTCGTGACCGTCACTGCGCCCGGCTACGACCTCTTCCAGGAGCGCCACGCGGCCGGGCCCGGCGAGGCATCGAAGGCGCAGCTTCCCGTGGCCGTCGCTGGAAAGCAGCTGCTCGCGCGCATCGACGCACTCAAAGCCGCGTGGTCCTCCGGAGCGGCCCCCGCAGCCCAGGCGCTGGTCGAGCTCGGCCAGGCCGATGAGGCGGTGTGCATGGCCGTCGTCGATGGCACCGCGGGCCGCGAGCTGCAAGGCATCCGCGTGGGCCGTGACGGCAAGGTGATCAGCCAGGGCTCAGCGCCGCTGCCCGACGACGCCGAGCCGCCCCCGGGCGCCGTCGAGGGCCTCTGGCAGAGCATGCTCGCCATCGAAGCGCCAGCGGTGGCCATCACCCAGCCGAGCACGCCAACCGTGCGTTCGAGCGCGCGCCCGAAAGCCGGCAATCCGTGGAAGTACGTGGCCGCCGGGACCGCGGGACTTACGCTCGTCTCCGGGCTGGTGCTGGGTACCTCCGCAGCGGGCGACGCGTCCACCGCGCGCAACACGCCGCAGGTGGACGCCACCGCGTACCAGCACGCCGTCAACAGCGGCAAGAGCAAGGCGCTGTTCGCCGACGTCTGCTTCGGGGTCGCGGCGCTCTCCGGCGGCGTGGCCGGCTACCTCTTCTATCGCGACACCCAGGCGCCCAAGACCGTCGAGGAGCCGAAGCTCTCCCTTGGCGTCGCGCCGACGCCAGGCGGGCTCGCGGCCGCCGTCTCGGGGAGGTTCTAG
- the can gene encoding carbonate dehydratase has product MPPDEIAELFRNNRAWAEQMTAEDPEFFRKLAQLQAPKYLWIGCSDSRVPANQITGLMPGEVFVHRNIANMVVHTDLNCLSVIQFAVDVLQVRHIMVVGHYGCGGVNAALEAKRLGLIDNWLRHIQDVADLHRSLLDTAAPEQRRDRLCELNVIEQAANVARTNVVQDAWASGRALTLHGWVYRLSDGLLRDTGLSASSMSEMRTSYGEALLRVGGHSDART; this is encoded by the coding sequence ATGCCTCCCGACGAGATCGCCGAGCTCTTCCGAAACAACCGCGCCTGGGCCGAGCAGATGACCGCCGAGGACCCGGAGTTCTTCCGCAAGCTGGCACAGCTCCAGGCGCCCAAGTACCTCTGGATTGGCTGCTCGGACTCGCGCGTGCCCGCGAACCAGATCACCGGGCTGATGCCGGGCGAGGTCTTCGTGCACCGCAACATCGCCAACATGGTGGTGCACACGGATCTCAACTGCCTCTCGGTGATCCAGTTCGCGGTCGACGTCCTTCAAGTCAGGCACATCATGGTGGTGGGCCACTACGGCTGCGGCGGCGTGAACGCGGCGCTCGAGGCCAAGCGGCTCGGGCTCATCGATAACTGGCTGCGACACATCCAGGACGTGGCCGACCTGCACCGCAGCCTCCTCGACACCGCCGCGCCCGAGCAGCGCCGCGATCGCCTCTGCGAGCTCAACGTCATCGAGCAAGCGGCCAATGTCGCGCGCACCAACGTGGTGCAGGACGCGTGGGCCAGCGGCCGCGCGCTCACGCTGCACGGCTGGGTCTACCGGCTCTCCGATGGGCTCCTGCGCGACACGGGGTTGAGCGCGTCGTCGATGAGCGAGATGCGCACCTCGTACGGCGAGGCGCTGCTGCGCGTGGGCGGACACTCAGACGCGCGGACTTGA
- a CDS encoding TetR family transcriptional regulator, translated as MPETVRDFRRGQILRAARQLVAEDGLDALTFAALEERLAFTRGVITYHFKNKDEIVDAVLQSAIDEIDAGTHAEASASLQPEEKVRAVLRANVRGFVENLDAARILFSFWSRLAQDPRARKVNAALYARYREQTARLLRSGQRQGAFGDVSVDALAALLVGVVIGIAVQVHVQPGAIDIEATVEEATQAVLARLRGVSPRVRRRAAGR; from the coding sequence GTGCCTGAGACCGTCCGCGATTTTCGCCGGGGCCAGATCCTGAGAGCGGCGCGGCAGCTCGTGGCCGAGGACGGCCTCGACGCGCTCACCTTCGCTGCGCTCGAGGAGCGGCTGGCGTTCACGCGCGGCGTGATCACCTACCACTTCAAGAACAAGGACGAGATCGTCGATGCGGTCTTGCAGAGCGCCATCGACGAGATCGACGCGGGCACGCACGCGGAAGCGAGCGCGAGCCTCCAGCCGGAGGAGAAGGTCCGCGCCGTGCTGCGCGCCAACGTGCGCGGCTTCGTGGAGAACCTCGACGCCGCGCGCATCCTCTTCTCGTTTTGGAGCCGCCTCGCGCAGGACCCGCGCGCGCGAAAGGTGAACGCCGCGCTCTACGCGCGCTATCGCGAGCAGACCGCGCGGCTCTTGCGCTCCGGTCAGCGCCAGGGCGCGTTCGGCGACGTGTCGGTCGACGCGCTGGCTGCGCTGCTCGTGGGCGTGGTGATTGGCATCGCGGTGCAGGTGCACGTGCAGCCGGGAGCCATCGACATCGAAGCCACGGTCGAAGAAGCCACGCAGGCCGTGCTCGCCCGGCTCAGGGGCGTATCGCCGCGCGTCCGGCGTCGTGCAGCGGGTCGCTAG
- a CDS encoding NAD(P)/FAD-dependent oxidoreductase yields the protein MADVDAVVIGSGAGGLAAALCLAQAGQKVVVLEQHEVPGGWCHSFTLEGYRFSPGVHYLGELEPGGRARAFYEGLGVANDLAFCELNPDGYDHILIGNDRFDIPNSRAAFAERLKSRFPHESAGIDGYLRDVEKMGAELGQLFDLHGLGDIVRLPFQSPTVARWGLRSARALIEHHVSDPRVRAIFAAQSGDHGLPPSMAPAAVHASVTAHYFKGGYYPKGGAFVLPRAFHRALKRAGGELRLNTRVEKILVENRRAIGVRLADGTEIRAKHVISNADPEITFGRLVGREHLSRVLRFRLDRTRYSVSCLSLFMAVDMDVRAAGLDSGNVWYYRDTDVEGIYKQGLTASGLEDGPPPGQFLTVTTLKDPSKHQKGHHTMESFAFVGYDAFQKWAHTSFGARPADYAEMKKVLLEKMLDGAERFVPGIKSRVVFADLATPLTNSHYCMATRGNLYGIEKGRLQVGPLSYPVKTELDGLSMVGASTLSHGVMGATISGFVAAQQILRCRVRDLLRAQGQNLRIFPAEHPETWVPKHRSPASEATVEELRA from the coding sequence ATGGCAGACGTCGACGCGGTGGTCATTGGCTCGGGAGCTGGCGGACTCGCCGCTGCGCTCTGCCTGGCGCAGGCCGGCCAGAAGGTGGTCGTCCTCGAGCAGCACGAGGTGCCCGGCGGCTGGTGCCACTCGTTCACGCTCGAGGGCTACAGGTTCAGCCCCGGCGTGCATTACCTCGGCGAGCTGGAGCCGGGCGGCCGCGCGCGCGCCTTCTACGAGGGCCTCGGCGTGGCCAACGACCTCGCCTTCTGCGAGCTCAACCCCGACGGCTACGACCACATCCTCATCGGCAACGATCGCTTCGACATCCCCAACAGCCGCGCGGCCTTCGCGGAGCGGCTCAAGTCGCGCTTTCCGCACGAGAGCGCCGGCATCGACGGCTACCTGCGCGACGTGGAGAAGATGGGCGCGGAGCTGGGCCAGCTCTTTGATCTGCACGGGCTCGGCGACATCGTTCGCTTGCCCTTCCAGTCGCCCACCGTCGCGCGCTGGGGCCTGCGCAGCGCCCGCGCGCTCATCGAGCACCACGTGAGCGATCCCAGGGTGCGCGCCATCTTCGCGGCGCAGTCGGGCGATCACGGTTTGCCGCCGTCGATGGCGCCCGCTGCCGTGCACGCGTCGGTGACCGCGCACTACTTCAAGGGCGGCTACTACCCGAAGGGCGGCGCGTTCGTCTTGCCGCGCGCCTTCCACCGCGCGCTCAAGCGGGCCGGCGGCGAGCTGCGCCTCAACACGCGCGTGGAGAAGATCCTCGTCGAGAATCGCCGCGCCATCGGCGTGCGCCTCGCCGACGGAACGGAGATTCGCGCCAAGCACGTCATCAGCAACGCCGATCCGGAGATCACGTTTGGTCGCCTCGTTGGCCGTGAGCACCTGAGCCGCGTGCTGCGCTTCCGACTCGATCGCACGCGCTACTCGGTGAGCTGCCTCAGCCTCTTCATGGCCGTGGACATGGACGTGCGCGCCGCGGGCCTCGACTCGGGCAACGTCTGGTACTACCGGGACACCGACGTGGAGGGCATCTACAAGCAGGGACTCACGGCGTCTGGGCTCGAGGACGGTCCGCCGCCGGGCCAGTTCCTCACCGTCACCACGCTGAAGGATCCATCGAAGCACCAGAAGGGCCACCACACGATGGAGTCGTTCGCCTTCGTGGGCTACGACGCCTTCCAGAAGTGGGCGCACACCAGCTTCGGCGCGCGGCCCGCGGACTACGCAGAGATGAAGAAGGTGCTGCTCGAGAAGATGCTCGACGGCGCGGAGCGTTTCGTCCCCGGCATCAAGTCGCGCGTGGTCTTCGCGGACCTGGCGACGCCGCTCACCAACTCGCACTACTGCATGGCCACGCGCGGAAACCTCTACGGCATCGAGAAGGGCCGACTCCAAGTCGGGCCGCTCTCGTACCCGGTGAAGACCGAGCTCGACGGGCTCTCGATGGTGGGCGCGAGCACGCTGAGCCACGGCGTCATGGGCGCGACCATCTCCGGGTTCGTGGCGGCGCAGCAGATCCTGCGCTGCCGCGTGCGCGACCTGTTGCGCGCGCAGGGCCAGAATCTGCGAATCTTTCCCGCCGAGCACCCGGAGACCTGGGTGCCGAAGCACCGGTCGCCGGCGAGCGAGGCGACTGTCGAGGAGCTGCGTGCCTGA
- a CDS encoding DNA-3-methyladenine glycosylase 2 family protein translates to MATERAGRSSSAFHAATIRFPSVSALPAIVSRIRRAFDLDADVAAICAHLSRDAVLDPLLAARPGLRAPGGWDGFEVGVRAILGQQITLEAGRKLAVQLVEVCTPAASMQTTADVGLTHAFPLPAQVAAADLRSMKMPNARKEALVAWAKAALANPRLFEPLDSIEATVAQLRAIRGIGDWTAHYIALRSVREPDAFPASDVALLRSVAKRSAPLDATQLLARAERWRPWRAYAAQHLWAADARGDDG, encoded by the coding sequence ATTGCGACGGAGCGAGCAGGCCGCTCCAGCTCGGCATTCCATGCGGCCACGATTCGCTTTCCCAGCGTCTCGGCCCTGCCGGCGATCGTCTCGCGCATCCGCCGCGCCTTCGATCTCGACGCGGACGTCGCCGCGATCTGCGCGCACCTCTCGCGCGACGCGGTCCTCGATCCGCTCCTCGCGGCGCGCCCTGGCCTGCGCGCGCCCGGCGGCTGGGACGGCTTCGAGGTCGGCGTTCGCGCCATCCTCGGCCAGCAGATCACGCTCGAGGCGGGTCGAAAGCTCGCGGTGCAGCTCGTGGAGGTGTGCACACCCGCGGCGTCCATGCAGACCACGGCCGACGTCGGCCTGACCCATGCCTTCCCGCTGCCGGCACAGGTGGCCGCCGCCGATCTCCGAAGCATGAAGATGCCGAACGCGCGCAAGGAGGCGCTGGTGGCGTGGGCGAAGGCGGCGCTCGCCAATCCCCGGCTCTTCGAGCCGCTCGACTCGATCGAGGCGACGGTGGCGCAGCTCCGCGCCATCCGTGGCATCGGCGATTGGACCGCGCACTACATCGCCCTGCGCTCGGTGCGCGAGCCCGATGCGTTCCCGGCGAGCGACGTGGCACTCTTGCGCAGCGTCGCGAAGCGGTCCGCGCCGCTCGATGCGACGCAGTTGCTGGCGCGCGCCGAGCGCTGGCGTCCCTGGCGCGCGTACGCGGCGCAGCACCTGTGGGCCGCGGATGCTCGAGGAGACGACGGATGA
- the ogt gene encoding methylated-DNA--[protein]-cysteine S-methyltransferase — MNDRLRLFVDHLDTPIGRFAIVADAEGCLRAAGFTDRHARMELELKRSTANADFELEEAVNPGGLTEAMARYFAGELAAIEALPTAAEGTEFQKAVWRALREIPCGETRSYGDLARRIGRPNAVRAVGLANGSNPIAVIVPCHRVIGSDGSLTGYGGGVERKAWLLAHERGTRQLALGFAQTRSR, encoded by the coding sequence ATGAACGACAGGCTCCGGCTCTTCGTCGACCACCTCGACACCCCCATCGGCCGCTTCGCGATCGTCGCGGACGCCGAGGGTTGCCTGCGGGCCGCAGGCTTCACCGATCGTCACGCGCGCATGGAGTTGGAGCTCAAGCGCTCGACCGCGAACGCGGACTTCGAGCTCGAAGAGGCCGTGAACCCGGGCGGCCTCACCGAAGCGATGGCGCGCTACTTCGCGGGTGAGCTCGCCGCCATCGAGGCGCTGCCCACCGCGGCCGAAGGGACCGAGTTCCAGAAGGCCGTGTGGCGCGCGCTCCGCGAGATCCCCTGCGGCGAGACGCGCAGCTATGGCGACCTCGCGCGCAGAATCGGCCGGCCCAACGCCGTGCGCGCCGTGGGCCTGGCCAACGGCAGCAACCCGATCGCCGTCATCGTTCCCTGCCACCGCGTCATCGGCTCCGACGGCTCGCTGACCGGCTACGGTGGCGGCGTGGAGCGCAAGGCGTGGTTGCTCGCGCACGAGCGCGGCACGCGACAGCTCGCGCTCGGCTTCGCGCAGACGCGTTCACGCTGA
- the rdgB gene encoding RdgB/HAM1 family non-canonical purine NTP pyrophosphatase: MKLVVATTSAHKLRELRELMSQLGLALEVVGRDAFPGAPDVVEDGKTFADNARLKAVALATFTGQPTLADDSGISVDALGGEPGVHSARWVEGSDEDRTRALVARLDGVPDGQRDAHYTCALCLALPGGPIVEVEGRCDGTIGRAFVGQGGFGYDPVFIGDDGRSFAQLTAAEKNARSHRSRALAQMAPHLRELARP; encoded by the coding sequence ATGAAGTTGGTCGTCGCCACCACGAGCGCCCACAAGCTGCGCGAGCTGCGTGAGCTGATGTCGCAGCTCGGGCTCGCGCTCGAGGTCGTGGGTCGCGATGCGTTCCCGGGCGCGCCGGACGTCGTCGAGGACGGCAAGACGTTCGCCGACAACGCGCGGCTCAAGGCCGTGGCGCTCGCGACATTCACCGGGCAGCCGACGCTGGCCGATGACTCCGGAATCTCCGTCGACGCGCTCGGCGGCGAGCCGGGCGTGCACTCCGCACGCTGGGTCGAGGGCAGCGACGAGGACCGCACCCGCGCGCTCGTGGCGCGATTGGACGGTGTCCCCGACGGACAGCGCGACGCCCACTACACCTGCGCGCTTTGCCTGGCGTTGCCGGGCGGACCGATCGTCGAGGTCGAGGGCCGCTGCGACGGCACCATCGGTCGCGCCTTCGTGGGGCAGGGCGGCTTCGGCTACGACCCGGTCTTCATCGGCGACGACGGCCGCAGCTTCGCCCAGCTCACCGCCGCCGAGAAGAACGCGCGCTCGCACCGGTCCAGGGCCCTGGCCCAGATGGCCCCGCACCTGCGCGAGCTTGCTCGACCCTGA
- the rph gene encoding ribonuclease PH — protein MRANDRSPRDLRPITLNAGFTKHAEGSVLVEFGETKVLCTASVEEKVPPHVLGSGGGWVTAEYGMLPRSTHTRTAREAAKGKQGGRTMEIQRLIGRAMRAAIELKELGPRTIQLDCDVIQADGGTRTASITGACVALGLALQKLHKAGTIKRMPNLNYVAAVSVGFVNGELRLDLDYEEDSKAEVDLNVAGIATPSGIELVEVQGTAEGKPFARAKLDQMLDLALHGIGGLVEKQKQALGR, from the coding sequence ATGCGAGCGAACGATCGCAGCCCGCGCGACCTGCGCCCCATCACGCTGAACGCCGGCTTCACCAAGCACGCTGAGGGCAGCGTCCTCGTCGAGTTTGGCGAGACCAAGGTGCTCTGCACCGCGAGCGTGGAGGAGAAGGTTCCGCCGCACGTGCTCGGCAGCGGCGGCGGCTGGGTCACGGCCGAGTACGGCATGCTCCCGCGCAGCACGCACACCCGCACCGCGCGCGAGGCCGCCAAGGGCAAGCAGGGCGGCCGGACGATGGAGATCCAGCGGCTCATCGGCCGGGCCATGCGCGCAGCCATCGAGCTCAAGGAGCTCGGCCCGCGCACCATCCAGCTCGACTGCGACGTCATCCAGGCCGACGGCGGCACCCGCACCGCGAGCATCACCGGCGCGTGCGTGGCCCTCGGGCTCGCGCTGCAGAAGCTGCACAAGGCCGGCACGATCAAGCGCATGCCGAACCTCAACTACGTGGCCGCGGTGAGCGTGGGCTTCGTGAACGGCGAGCTGCGCCTCGACCTCGACTACGAGGAGGACAGCAAGGCCGAGGTGGATCTCAACGTCGCCGGGATCGCCACGCCGAGCGGCATCGAGCTCGTGGAAGTTCAGGGCACCGCCGAGGGCAAGCCGTTCGCGCGCGCCAAGCTCGACCAGATGCTCGATCTCGCGCTGCACGGGATCGGCGGGCTGGTGGAGAAGCAGAAGCAGGCGCTGGGCCGCTAG
- a CDS encoding serine/threonine protein kinase, with translation MDHPRPEELKALAEGTQGPNTNAEAREHVSSCVSCAAEVMRLAANAEGQSATGIHGKADHEGAVVLDRGASIGRYIVLDVLGKGAMGVVYAAYDPELDRKVAIKLLQTRDGSAKGAEQAWLLREAQALAKLSHPNVTAVHDVGTLGGDRVFVAMELVEGQTLRNWKAAGTHTQREILDVYRAAGAGLAAAHAAGLVHRDFKPDNVQVGSDGRVRVLDFGLARLARPMMETLPPPSTAPAPYETALEQHLTQVGQVVGTPAYMAPEQWEGLAADARVDQFAFGVALYEALYGERPFKKPYRERTEAERWKVGEPPAGSHVPTWLRRICLRAVAEKPEARFPSMDALLAELERDPAIARRRWMSVVGGGLAIGAALAAVGVLSSRQSRLCSGAEANLAGVWDSATASSVEAAFDATGSPAAKDTFGRVRERLDRYSGAWVAMRTDACTATRIRGEQSEEVMGLRMTCLDQRLRELKSVTQILAHADTPTMNHAVEASAKLSELEPCADIAALRATVPPPDAAVRAQVEAVRGELSRAKALYDTGQDPKAMPVAQTALTEAQKIGYRPLIAEAALQLGRVQSNAGLEAAATLQSAMWAAEASRDDEVFAQAAVQLLAVYGNFERWEDAERFRPLVRAAVERQGNPMSLRLPLAQSDIDLLAHQRRNDEFLRTGRETLAMAQRELPPDDPMLGRFYNLLGTSCARLNLPCAAENARLAVQHRERTLGPRHPDTGVAYLDLADDEAREGHPEQALVDAKHALEILRALGEKSLLTKFALGNVAEAEQNLGKLTEARRDFGEVLPVLQQKLGPKHPGVCELEERLAELDLEERRFDLLGADADAASRCHEGADAADPGRMRTAALVAAAELERGEAQKALAPLQASLPLQQKTLNLPSDHFDLGLTELMLARALAGTHGEASKVDALLSDARAQFAVAGRVPWVAIAAEGVGKRR, from the coding sequence GTGGATCACCCGCGACCGGAAGAGCTGAAGGCCCTCGCAGAGGGCACGCAGGGGCCAAACACCAACGCCGAGGCGCGCGAGCACGTGAGCTCGTGCGTGAGCTGTGCGGCCGAGGTGATGCGGCTCGCCGCGAACGCCGAAGGTCAATCGGCCACGGGCATCCACGGCAAGGCCGATCACGAAGGTGCGGTGGTGCTCGACCGCGGCGCGAGCATCGGCCGCTACATCGTGCTCGACGTGCTCGGCAAGGGCGCGATGGGCGTGGTCTACGCCGCCTACGATCCGGAGCTGGATCGCAAGGTCGCCATCAAGCTCCTGCAGACGCGCGACGGCAGCGCGAAGGGCGCGGAGCAGGCCTGGCTTCTGCGTGAGGCCCAAGCACTGGCGAAGCTCAGCCATCCCAACGTCACCGCGGTGCACGACGTGGGCACGCTGGGCGGCGATCGCGTCTTCGTGGCCATGGAGCTGGTCGAAGGCCAGACGCTGCGCAACTGGAAGGCCGCGGGCACCCACACACAGCGTGAAATCCTCGACGTGTATCGCGCGGCAGGCGCCGGTCTCGCCGCTGCGCACGCCGCAGGCCTGGTGCACCGCGACTTCAAGCCGGACAACGTGCAGGTGGGCAGCGACGGCCGCGTGCGCGTGCTCGACTTCGGTCTGGCGCGGCTGGCGCGGCCGATGATGGAGACGCTACCTCCGCCGTCGACGGCGCCCGCGCCCTATGAGACCGCGCTGGAGCAGCACCTCACGCAGGTGGGCCAGGTGGTGGGCACGCCGGCGTACATGGCGCCCGAGCAGTGGGAGGGGCTCGCGGCCGACGCGCGCGTGGATCAGTTCGCGTTCGGCGTGGCGCTCTACGAGGCGCTCTACGGCGAGCGGCCCTTCAAGAAGCCGTACCGCGAGCGCACCGAGGCCGAGCGCTGGAAGGTCGGCGAGCCGCCGGCGGGCTCGCACGTGCCCACCTGGCTGCGAAGGATCTGCCTGCGCGCGGTGGCCGAGAAGCCCGAGGCGCGCTTTCCGTCGATGGACGCGCTGCTCGCCGAGCTGGAGCGCGATCCCGCGATTGCGCGGCGGCGGTGGATGTCGGTCGTCGGCGGCGGGCTGGCGATCGGCGCGGCGCTGGCCGCGGTGGGCGTGCTTAGCTCGCGGCAGAGCCGCTTGTGCTCGGGCGCAGAGGCGAACCTCGCCGGTGTCTGGGATTCGGCGACGGCCTCGAGCGTGGAGGCGGCGTTCGACGCCACCGGCTCGCCCGCCGCCAAGGACACCTTCGGCCGCGTGCGCGAGCGCCTCGATCGCTACAGCGGCGCCTGGGTGGCGATGCGCACCGACGCCTGCACGGCCACGCGGATTCGGGGCGAGCAGAGCGAAGAGGTGATGGGCCTGCGCATGACCTGCCTCGATCAGCGGCTGCGCGAGCTGAAGAGCGTCACGCAGATCCTCGCGCACGCGGACACGCCGACCATGAACCACGCGGTCGAGGCGAGCGCGAAGCTCTCGGAGCTCGAGCCCTGCGCCGACATCGCCGCGCTGCGGGCCACCGTGCCGCCGCCGGACGCAGCGGTGCGTGCGCAGGTGGAGGCGGTGCGCGGCGAGCTCAGCCGGGCCAAGGCGCTCTACGACACCGGCCAGGATCCGAAGGCGATGCCCGTGGCGCAGACGGCGCTCACCGAGGCACAGAAGATCGGCTACCGGCCGCTCATCGCCGAGGCGGCGCTGCAGCTCGGACGCGTGCAGAGCAACGCGGGGCTCGAAGCGGCGGCGACGCTGCAATCGGCGATGTGGGCGGCGGAGGCGTCGCGCGACGACGAGGTCTTCGCCCAGGCGGCGGTGCAGCTCCTCGCGGTGTACGGCAACTTCGAGCGCTGGGAAGACGCCGAGCGCTTCCGCCCGCTGGTGCGCGCCGCCGTGGAGCGCCAGGGCAACCCCATGTCCCTGCGACTTCCGCTCGCTCAGTCCGATATCGACTTGCTCGCGCACCAGCGTCGCAATGACGAGTTCCTTCGCACCGGCCGCGAGACCCTGGCCATGGCCCAGCGAGAGCTGCCGCCCGACGACCCCATGCTCGGCCGGTTCTACAACCTGCTGGGAACGAGCTGTGCGCGCCTGAATCTCCCGTGCGCCGCCGAGAACGCGAGGCTCGCGGTTCAGCACCGCGAGCGCACGCTCGGCCCGCGCCACCCCGACACCGGCGTTGCCTACCTCGACCTCGCTGACGACGAGGCGCGCGAGGGCCACCCGGAGCAGGCGCTGGTGGACGCGAAGCACGCCTTGGAGATCCTGCGTGCGCTCGGGGAGAAGTCGCTGCTCACCAAGTTCGCGCTGGGGAACGTGGCCGAGGCCGAGCAGAACCTGGGCAAGCTCACCGAGGCGCGCCGCGACTTCGGCGAGGTGCTGCCCGTGCTCCAGCAAAAGCTCGGGCCCAAGCATCCCGGCGTGTGCGAGCTCGAGGAGCGGCTGGCCGAGCTGGATCTCGAGGAGCGCCGGTTCGACCTCCTCGGCGCGGATGCGGACGCGGCGTCCAGGTGCCACGAGGGCGCGGACGCCGCCGATCCCGGCCGCATGCGCACGGCTGCGCTGGTGGCCGCGGCCGAGCTCGAGCGCGGCGAGGCCCAGAAGGCGCTCGCGCCGCTCCAGGCGAGCCTGCCGCTGCAGCAGAAGACGTTGAATCTGCCCTCGGACCACTTCGACCTCGGGCTGACGGAGCTGATGCTCGCGCGCGCGCTCGCTGGCACGCACGGCGAGGCGTCGAAGGTGGACGCGCTGCTCAGCGATGCGCGCGCGCAGTTCGCGGTGGCCGGCCGCGTGCCATGGGTGGCCATCGCTGCCGAGGGCGTGGGCAAGCGCCGTTGA